The following DNA comes from Arcobacter cloacae.
CATTCATATCTAAAAGTGGTCTTGTAAAATCAAGTTTTATATCAGGAAAAAGTTTTTGCGCTAAATCAAGATTGTATTGCCACTCTGTTTTTTCTACTTTGCTTCTTTTTTGTTTTACTCTTTTATTAAAAAAAAGCTGTGCTATTTTAGTTGCAGGAGCTACTCTTTTTTTTATTCTACTTTTAAAAAGAATCTTTCCTAAACTTATATCAATATATGCACTAATACTTGCATCAAATTTTTTACTTTTTATCTCTTTTTGTGTTTTAGACAAATCATTTTTATCAAATAAAATAACATCATCAATAAAATCTATCTCTTGTGCAAATTCAAAATTTACTTTACTTACAAGAGCTGTAAGTTTTGTCTTTGGATATTGCTCTTTTATTGCTTTAAATAGAGGTAAAGTTACTACAAAATCCCCTATTTTATCGTGTCTTGTGATAAGTAAATTCATTTTTTTAACTCTTTGTTTAATTCATATAGTTTTATATATTTATAAAAATTTGTAACTGCATGGGAAAATGCGATAATCAATCCCACATAACCATCCCTAAAACCTTGTTTTAAGATGTATGTTCTAAAAAAAGAGTACATACCATTAAAAAAAGCTTTTGTTGGACTTGAAGATTTTTTACCTACATTATTTGTAGCAAAAAGTGTTGAGTATCTATCTGCTTTTATAATAAATTCTGAAATTGAGTGATAACTATAGTGTTCAACATTTCCTTTTAAAAGTTCTTGATTTAACCCTTGCGTTATTATATCTTCATGAACATCATTTGAGTTATAAGAAGTTACATTTTTATTATATAATCTTTTGATTTTTTGATTATTCCAACCACAATATTTTACTTGAATATTTTTATAAAAGGCTTTAAAATTAAGTTTATAAACAGTTTTTTTATCTAAGTTTTTACTTTTTAACTCTTTTAAAAGTTCACTA
Coding sequences within:
- a CDS encoding glycosyltransferase family 2 protein; translation: MNISVVVLAKNNEKTIGKTLNSLIEFDDVVVYDNGSTDGTISIAKGFKNVNLVQGEFKGFGWTKNHATSFAKNDWILIIDSDEVVDSELLKELKSKNLDKKTVYKLNFKAFYKNIQVKYCGWNNQKIKRLYNKNVTSYNSNDVHEDIITQGLNQELLKGNVEHYSYHSISEFIIKADRYSTLFATNNVGKKSSSPTKAFFNGMYSFFRTYILKQGFRDGYVGLIIAFSHAVTNFYKYIKLYELNKELKK